Proteins encoded within one genomic window of Arachis ipaensis cultivar K30076 chromosome B08, Araip1.1, whole genome shotgun sequence:
- the LOC110265313 gene encoding uncharacterized protein LOC110265313, whose translation MVPEGIVLGHKVSSKGIEVDRAKIEIIEKLPIPINVKAMRSFLGHVGFYRRFIKNFSKIAKPLSNLLVVDNPFIFDDNCKHAFETLKNKLTTVPIITLADWGLPFELMCDSSDLAIGVVLGQRKDKLHHVIYYASKVLNEAQILHHHRKRTLGNCICI comes from the coding sequence ATGGTAccagaaggcattgttcttgggcataaggtttcaagcaaGGGTATAGAAGTTGACAGGGCTAAAATAGAGATTAtagaaaagcttcctataccAATCAATGTGAAGGCAATgagaagttttcttgggcatgttGGGTTTTATAGAAGGTTCATCAAGAATTTCTCGAAGATAGCTAAACCACTAAGCAACTTGCTAGTGGTTGACAATCCTTTTATCTTTGATGATAACTGcaagcatgcttttgaaactttgAAAAATAAACTCACTACAGTACCAATTATCACACTCGCAGACTGGGGActtccttttgaacttatgtgtgattcaagtgaccttgcaattggtgTTGTATTGGGACAAAGGAAGGACAAATTGCATCATGTCATATactatgcaagtaaagtgttaAATGAAGCACAAATATTACaccaccacagaaaaagaactcttggcaattgtatatgcatttga